Genomic segment of Bactrocera neohumeralis isolate Rockhampton unplaced genomic scaffold, APGP_CSIRO_Bneo_wtdbg2-racon-allhic-juicebox.fasta_v2 ctg2126, whole genome shotgun sequence:
taatttacaaaaaaaaaagaggcaCCATTTTGGTGGTATAATATTctacttgttattattttaactttatttttgttttttttttgaaactatttaGTATTGGAATGTAGGTTAGCCATGAAATTAGTCGTCGCCCTGATAATTTTAGAATTGAATTTCATCTCACAAGATCCATTAGAACATTTTACTAATCAGAATTTGGTTTTAAACATTACTACTGAGTTAATCTATCTCTAAAATCTTCCCCAGCAAAAGATCGCTagctaatttcttttttaaagtttatgaTGTTCATTGTTATGAGACAGGGTTTGGAGCTAactcattattttaaaatgcgTAAATATCTGAAAATCGCTTCTCGTTTAGTATTCCTTTACTCGAATCAATTCAATTTTACTAGCTGGTTTAGTCAACTTTAGTGCGCAAGGATAAATGAGACATAACATTAATAACATTTGTTTCACCTCATAGGCTGACTGTTTTATTTGTGCGAATGGCCGCATCACTTTTTAATGCTTCCATTGTCTGTTACAAAGAATCGATTCTCCCCTGGTCAATCTTAAATGCGATCATTTCCTTCTTCTTAATTACTATATCAGCTTCATTCTTAActtattaactataaaaaaaaaaaaaagatatcaaACAAATTATATGGTAAAGATTAATgctctagttttttttttttttttttttttttttttttttttttcacaaatctaAGCATCCCATCATCAACTCCATACAATTAAAGTgaatattttgttgcatttttttgattattactACTGTTAAGAGCAAATACATACAGTAGAAtgctaaatataaatttataatgaaaattgCTGCGGAGAGTTCTATCACTTTAGCAGTGATGATGACCCTCTTATGTGTTCAATAACCTGATTTGTGTCTTGAATTGGTGGGAGAAACAATGTTTCCAAAAATACTATTAATACTAAGGGGACTCCTTATTGGGCTTTATGAATAGTAATTTTATGCCTAATATTTAGTGGCAATTTTCCTTTATGTGAAAACCTTCTATTGCTTGtggttttaaaattatatcaGTATTATTAAGCACCGGGTAACTTTTATGGATTTAATTgtagtaatttaattaaataattcagCTAGCTGATGACGAAGCAGGAACAGCGagttttaatgaaaatagtGACCCATAACTTCTCACACCAATAACAGATTTAGTAGTCAAATCAACAACAGTATTGCGTTTGAATAGTAATTGAGAACCAGATTCTGTAGCACAGCTAACACTCACAAGATTAGCAGCAGCATTCGGGACATAATTAGCTTCTTTTAAAGTCAATCTGGATCCATTGGCGAGAGTTAAAACAACAGTACCAATACCTAACACAGGAATTTGATTACCATGAATACCGATAATAAATTGATTATTAATTGGAGTGAATTTAGTAAACCAGTCTCTTGAATTAAACACATGTTTAGAACAACCGCTGTCAAGAAAGACAGAATCACCAGTGTGATTTGGCTCAAAACCAATGAATCCAAACCAGGCAGTATCTTTCTGAACTTTACCAGCCCTAATATCAGTAATTTTCTTGGATTGCGCTTCAGATCTTGGTTTTGGACATTTCCTATAAGTATGACCTCGAGCACCACAGTTGAAACACTTTAATTCATTGATAGGACGTTTTTGATAAGCGGCGAAACTTGATTCAGTGGAGGGAACAGATGGATCAGAGGTAGATACAGGAGGACATAAGTTTGAGATTATATCCAACAAGTTATCCATAGTGAAATCATCAAATTCTTTCCCAAACTCTTGATGGTAAGCAGCAAAAATCTTTTCCAGATCACCAGGCTTGAAATCATTATGAATTGACCAAACAGCTAAATAGCGACAAGCTTTCATCTGTGCATCAGTAAGTTTCAAAGATTCAGCAGTATCAAACAAACTATTAATTTTAGCAAGAGAACCAGGATAAGGAGTGTAAACGGATTCAAAGACACGGACAGCATTGATCATGGATACGGTTCCATAATGACTTTTCAAGAAGACAATACTTGAATAACCATATGTGTTCCTTGCTTCCAACCGATCAATAACATCTTGGGATACACTAgcagacacatattcctcaatAATACCATCATAAGTCTTTTTCAAGGCAGCAACAAGTTCAGGATCACCATGGGCTTCAAAACAAACAGAACCATTTTCATAGTATACATCTAAACCATTACCAATAGCATTCATACGTCTAGACATTTGACGTGACCATTTAATATAATCAATACTCGAAGACAATTTGGTACCGGTCCAGACGACATTCTGCGAACTGCTCACAACCTGTTGTAATGTTGAGTTCAACCTCGATAACTCTAGGTTGTAATCCATTAGgtgtattattttcttttatttcaattgtataatttcaataaactgGGGTTTGTATTGCTTTGCATTAATTgaaattgtatttattgttaaaCATAATTTGAATCGTAATTTCACTAATTAAGGCCGAAAAAATGTCACTTAAAAAGAAATCATAAATGATAATCCCAAATTCAATCTTACCGTAATTCATCAATCTGAAATCTAAAGGAATCATCGTAGCTGTTACATTGAAATTAAACATAATCAACAAAATAGCACTAGGAAACCATATTTGATTAAGCGACTGACTCAAAGAGCATTTTCCGACTGATGCATTTGTTTACAGAAGTTTTCTTTAGTTTATGGCTAAAACTTCGCCAGTACCAGCTAGagaatcaaaaatattagtAGTGTTTTCATGTTAAACGTAGCTGTGCGCAAATTATGTGTCACCTTTCATGAGTTCAGGTAGCATTGATTGATAGCTGTTATCTTTGGTGAATTTCATTTCAACAGGTATCTCAAAACTTTTCATCACATTCTTTTTCTCACTAGAGTTTATGGCATTacaagtaaagaaaaaaaaagttaattctGGGATTAAATAATACTTATCAAATATTCTCCTAGCATAGTTCTTTACATCTTTGATTTTGGTTAAATGTTTTGGGTGTATACcagagtacaaaaaaaatttaagctttttttttttttgaatatctcTTCATCTATTTGATCATTTACATCCTCTAATACGCTGTCTTTTGGAGTATGGATGGTTTAGTAAATTCTTTAGTAACGGTTTATACTCACCATTGTTCGATAATAGTGTTGGATAGACTTTAGGACTATGATACGTGTCTAATATTGAATGATTTTGACATATGTGAAAAAATGGGATCTGAAGCTGTATTGTAACGCCAACATATTTCCCAAAATTGTTATCTGATGCTGATGATTTCCAGGCTGTAATTTGAGTTCTCAATGGGAAAGTTGGCGAATAAAGAGATAATAATAGTCTGATAGAATATCCTGATTTTGCATATTGTGATATGCTCGATATCAATGATGGTATATGGAGTGGTGGAGGAGACTAAATTGCATATGTAAGTAGCAAAGGTTTCTAAGGTCCAGAGACTGTTTGAACAAATACTTAAGGTTTTTTTTCTTCTCATCtttatctcttttttttttttttctttcttaattatTAAAAGAGCAAATAAAAGAGTAATTAATGATATTTAAATTGCTAAAAACTTCTATTAGTTAACATGAGAATATATCAGGAAAGTTAATTATATATTGGTTAATTACTTTGGCCCTTTTGAAGAGTCAATATCTGTTTAACAACTATTATTAAAGACATTAAAAGAACCAAAAAGTTTGACCTGAATTAATAACTTTATCCTGCGAACTCTAATCCTTTaattcaatatcaatatcacGCTGTTGTACCTGTTTAGTTTCTTTCCTGGAATTACTTTTAGTCTCTTTATCATAAACAACTGCAGGGTGAAATGGAATTAGTAAAGCAACACATAAGACCATCAATGCATCAAGTAAAAAGATGTAAATTTCATGAGTTGCTAGATAACCATTCCAACCTTGTATCATTCCCACAACTCTGTAAAAACATCTAACACAAATCAATAATGAACTAAATACTAACACAATAGGAAAGActcttaataatttctttattcttAAATGAGAAAATTTGGGATTGAATTTTGCACTCATTGCGTAATGCTTTTGATGGACTCAAATAACGTAATAGCTTTAAAATTGAAAGCTGTTGACCATAAATGAGAATGATTtgagcaaaaatataataaataccaGCCATGAAGAAAATTGGAGACAATGTAATAGCAGTTGATTGCATAATGTAATAATTGTTGTAATAAGTTGGTTTTATTAAGAATGTTATAGAAAATGCTATGTGATACTATTATTAGAATCTGCCACCAAGTTGAAAGGTTATGCAAAGATATGGAAAAGAGACATTGCCACCCTGTGAAAAGTATAAAAGAGGTAATGATCTCTGATTGTTTAAGATAGTTTAtagtgttataaaaaaatagaaagaagaaTATAAGTCTTGGATTATAACAGTGAAATATCTAGACTTGAGGTGACCATACAACACTAACTCGTTTGCATAAGCAGAATCGCAATACCCAATAAGACTTTTCCCACTTCTTTGGAAATTGGTGATAAAACTTCTTGTGGAACTAAGATACTTCAAAACCTTCTTAGAAGCATTCATGTGGATTTTCTTTGGCTTGTTCAAACATCTGGATAGAACCCCAACAATATAGGCAACATCGTATCTAGCAACATTGGaagcaaataataaatgacCTACAATGGACCTATAACTTGTTTCATCCACAGCTTCAGTTTCTTCTACCATACTCCCACTTAGTACCTGTCCTACCGAAGCCGGTATGGACTCACCTTTTGCTTCTGTCATACCAAAATCATCAGAAACCTTTAATATGTAGTCAGACAATGATAATTCAATGGAGCAGTCAGCCTTTTGATGATTATTAATACCTAAGAACTTGGAAACAGGACCTAAGTCTTTAATCTTGAACGCTTTAGATAGCAATTCCTTTGTTTGTTTGATCAAATAGTCATTGGAAGCAACTACGATATCATCAACATACAATCCCAGCAAACATCTCTTGTCACCATCAACTTTGGTATAGAGACCAAGTTCAGCATCATTTCTAGTAAAACCAGCACCTTCCAACACAGAATTAATGGTTTTGTCCCATAAGTAAGGACTTTGTTCGAGTCCATAAAAACTTTTCTTAAGCTTCAACACCTTCTTTGGATATTTCGCGAAACCTTCTGGCTGTTGGATATAAATTTCCTCATCAATAATTCCGTTGAGGAATGCATTGGAAACATCTAGCTGGTCAACCTTCAATCCAAGTTCAGCACTTACAGCCAACAAAAGATGAACACTTTCATAACGAATAACTGGTGAAAACGTTTCTTCATAATTGATTCCATACGTCTGTTTGAACCCCTTTGCAACCAATCTTGCTTTGTATAACCCTGAGTCCTTAACAACACAAACCCAACGAACAGGGATAGGCTTAATACCAGATGGACAATCAACATATTCAAAAGTATCATTTTCTACCAGAGCTGAGAATTCCTTGTTGAAGGCCTCTTTCCACAGATCACTGTCAGGCAATTTCATGACTTCAGCATATGTCATAGGCACTTGTTTCACATCAGAAGCAGCCATAAATGCAGCAACAGCTAGGTTCAAAGACAACTTATCAGTTTTGACAAAGAAACTAGAATTCTCAGGAGTATTGTTTGCAGCAGGAGGTTCTTCAATAGCTTTTGTTCCACCAAATAACTCAGATTCATCAACAGAAACATCATCAACTTCTTCAATAATAGGAACAGACATTTCATTATCAGCACTTGACAATACACCTTTTAATTTCTTCCTGCACTGATGTTTCTTCATATCCCTCTCTGAAGATGAATTACCAAGGGGATTTGTCAACTTGATTGGATCTGGTTCAGAATTGCAAGTTATAACAACAGAAGTAGATTGGGCTTCATCAACTGCATCAGTATCTTCGATACTCAAAGGACCATAAGGATTGATCATTTCAATGGAAGAATCAGAAGATGAGGAACCAATCGAAGCAGAAAACGCAGATCGCTTAGATCCACGCTTAACAACAGTAAATTCAAGCTCACTTGTGGAATGACCTTCAACACTATCGAGATCAGGAACAAACTCATCATCAGAGTCACTAGAAATCTCAGAGGCATAGTTACCATCAGCAGTATCAGCCAAATCATCAATGTCATTACGAGTGGAAATAGGAGCAGAAAAACCACCAGAAACAATTGGGTCAGCACCTTTAGCAGCAGTGGAAGCATTTGTACCAAAGTAATATTCGTCTTCAATGAACTGGACATTAGCTGGGACAACTATTGATCTAGAATCAGCATCATAAACACGATACGCTTTATGACCACGGTCATAACCAAGCATAAGCACACGTTTAGCAGTATCAGAAAGTTTACCTTGTCTAACATCAGATGGCACTGTGGCATAGCCAACACACCCAAAAACACGAAGATATTTGTAACCAGGAGTTTCACCATGAAACAATTCAaatggcgtatgccgacgaacTCTCGTTGGTGTACGGTTGATCAAATAGACAGTACAAAGAGCAGCTTCACTCTAAAATTTGTCTGGAATATTAGCACCAATTAGCATATTACGGGCTTTGACTTGGATAGTCTTTTGAAATCCTTCTGCCTTACCATTGCTAAAGCTTTGATGAGGCACACTCAATTGATGATGAATACCTTTCTCTTGGAACCATTGATGCAACTTCTGATTAATAAATTCACCACCGTGATCAGTTCTAACAGCACCGACAACCTAATTCAAACCTTTGGATGCAAACAACCGTTCTTGCTTGGTAATGAAATGAATCAATGCATCAATAGCTTCACCCTTTGATTTCATAATATTAATGTTCACATAGTTGGAGTAAGCATCAGCCGTAGTTAGAAAATACCTTTCTTGGTTCAACCCGGCATATCTGAATGGGCCAGAAACATCACAGTGTATCAATGCCAACGGACGTTTAGCAACAAAATTGGAAGACTTAGGCTTCTTAATATTAGCTTTTGCTCTTAAACAAATTTGACAATCATTGACGGTAGGaacaaatttcatttgaatgATACCTTGATGTTTCAGCATGTTCAGAGCACTAATACCAGTATGACCAAGACGATTGTGCCATAAACCAACAGAAGAGGAAGGGTTCCCAGCCATAAATCCATAACTTTGTGAAGGGGAATCAATAGTACGCATATCATAGAATTTTTCATGACTCTTGACAGCAATGACTTGACCATTTTTATGATTAATAACAGAATCACCTTTGAATAATAGCTGTACACCTGATTCAGTAGCACGACTGACAGAAACAAGGTTAGCCGCAGCACCCGGAACGTAATGAATATCTTTCAAAGCCAAAGTACCATAGTGATCAATATTCAAAATAACAGAACCACTACCAACAATTGGAAGTTCATCACCATGGATACCAATAATGGAACCTCCAGACACAGCAGTAAAGGTTTCAAAATCATCTTTGCTGTTAAACACATGATTGGAACACCCAGAGTCTAAAAACACAGCATTTCTAGAAGCAGTCTCAGTACCAAAGAAACTAAACCAAGCAGGTTCTTTGGTCTGACGTAACTTAGCAGCCCTGATCTCATCAGCCTTCTTCTTGACTTCTTCTTTCAAAGGCTTAGGGCATTTAGAATAAAAATGACCATTTTGACCACAGTTAAAGCATTTCCCATGTGGTTGGTAAGCAACAAGAGCAGAAGAGTTAGTTGCGGAGAAGGTTTCAGAAGCAATAGTACTAATGTTATCGAAGTTGATGTCGGCAAACTCAGAACCAAAACGTTGATGGTACAAAGTAATAATCTTTTGTAAAGAATCAGTGTTAAGACCCGAGCGTAATGACAAAGCAGCAAGAAAATGACAGGCTTGGAATTGGGCAGAAGTTAATTGTTTTCCACTCAAGACCTGGACACGATCAAAGGAATCAATCACAGAATCAACAGGATCAGATTCACTAGTGTAAACACTTTTGATAAGACTAGTAGCGTCTAACATAGACACAGCACCGTACTTTTCTCTCAAGAAAGTAACTGCAGCATAACCATTGATTTCACGAGTAGTCAAACGAGCTATAATGGCACCGGAGACACTGGAGATAAGTAATAAGTCAATCACATTGTCTTAAGTGGCTTTCAACGTGCTCAAAGTGTCAGTATCAGTAATattatcagaatcaatagtccCAGTAGCAAAGTAGGTAGCCATTCCATAGGAAATCAGTCTTGTTTTGGTAGTCATTTGGCTGGACCACTTGAAGTAATCCATTATCACTGTCAGCTTGGATCTAGTCCAGGTGAGGAACTGTGATTATCTCATAATCTGTTGTATACCTTCTATTCCTTTGGTTACTAGATGATTATCAGGATATATCTTTTCAATAacaaacttatttatatttcagtTATCTACCTATTTAACTATATAGAATTCTATAAAAGTACATAAGGAAAATACTCCTTGTATACTTTTTCTAATTGAGGCTGAGTATGATATTACAGTTTACcaattaagacatttcgtaGCAATACCATAACATATATAGCCTGAATAGTCACACCATTTTTCCATATATACtaaaaaactcattttattacaataattcGTTCCAGGTGGATCTTAGTAAAGAAAGCTGATGGGTATTATAAGACCAGGCTTGTCGCTCAGGTTTTTTCTCCACGTCTTGCGTTTGATTACCACCAGACCTTTTCACCAGCCATGAGATATGATACcatcaaatttgtattttgtttagCTGGTTGGTTTATATGTTGGTTATTTACTCATTTGTGCTAATGAATCGTTTCAATTAAAGGttgttaaagattttttatcaAAGAGCTTTAAGATGAAGGATCTAGGTATGGCAGAGAAATTCCTTGAGATGAAGATTACATAAAGTAAAGAGATTATCAAAGTTGACTTAAAAGACTAAATTAAGAAGATGATTTCTGACTTAGGATTTGATGATACTAATGCTGTTGAGACACCAATGGTTCCTAATTTTGATCATTATGCAGATTCCGGAGGTTAATCCTGTAATTCTGTCAAGTACCGTTCTTTGATTGGGAAGCCGAAGTTTGCCTCAAGTAGTGTTAGAGCTTATTAGTGCTGTTCTGTCTCTATTTTATTCCGTTTATTGAAGGAACCAAGTTATCATGCTTGGAAAGCTGTTACTATGGTTTAAAGCATTTAATTGGTACTAAAGATTT
This window contains:
- the LOC126766692 gene encoding uncharacterized protein LOC126766692, which encodes MDYNLELSRLNSTLQQVVSSSQNVVWTGTKLSSSIDYIKWSRQMSRRMNAIGNGLDVYYENGSVCFEAHGDPELVAALKKTYDGIIEEYVSASVSQDVIDRLEARNTYGYSSIVFLKSHYGTVSMINAVRVFESVYTPYPGSLAKINSLFDTAESLKLTDAQMKACRYLAVWSIHNDFKPGDLEKIFAAYHQEFGKEFDDFTMDNLLDIISNLCPPVSTSDPSVPSTESSFAAYQKRPINELKCFNCGARGHTYRKCPKPRSEAQSKKITDIRAGKVQKDTAWFGFIGFEPNHTGDSVFLDSGCSKHVFNSRDWFTKFTPINNQFIIGIHGNQIPVLGIGTVVLTLANGSRLTLKEANYVPNAAANL